Part of the Desulfurispira natronophila genome, AGTGTTGCCAGCAGGTCGTGAAGGGTAGAGCAGCGCTGCTCCACTTCCAACTGACGGCGGGCCCCCAGGAGTAGTTCCCCGGCCATGCACTGATGATCGGCATCTATCAGCAGGGTTCGATAGCCAGCCGAGGCCATGCACTCTGCCATGGCTACCGCATTGGTAGTTTTGGCGACTCCGCCCTTAAGATTAATGAACATGAAAACTGCCATGGCGACTCCAGGGAGTGGTATGAGTTCAGGCAACCATGTATGATACTATCTATTCACATAGAGGGATGCAACTGGAACTTCCCAGCATTTGCTCTGTCGATGGAGGCAGTACCAGATTATCCATACTGTCCCTGCTTTACAACAACAGAGTAGGGAGGTCAGTAAAACGGTAATTGTTTCGGAAAATAGGAATTCAAGGAGGTTAAGCATGTCCGCCATAGTCGTTTACATCACTGCTGGCAGTCGCGAAGAGGCACGTGCCATCGGCAAAGTTTTGGTGGAGGAGCGCCTGGCCGCTTGTGTGAACATTCTGGGGGAAATTGAGTCCATGTACTGGTGGGAAGGAGAAGCCCAGCGTGACCAGGAGATTTCCCTTATTGCTAAAACGCGCAGTGATCTCTTTGCACAACTCAATCAAAGAGTTGCAGAAGTGCACAGTTACGACTGTCCTTGTATTGTGAGCCTGCCTATAAGCGATGTTAATCCTCCTTTTCTGCAGTGGATTGAGGAGCAGACCCGGTGAATCTGGTTTGGCTGCGCAGTGATCTGCGCGTGCAGGATAATCCGGCCCTTTTTTATGCCATGGAACGAGGGAGCACCGTGGCTGTTTACTGCCACTGCCCCAGGCAGTGGCAGCAGCATCAGGTAGGTGCCAATCAACAAAGCTTTATCCGGCGTCAACTGGCAAGTTTGCAGGACCGGCTGATAAGACTCAACCTCCCCCTCTTTGTTCTCGAGGTTCCCGATTTTTCGGCTGTGCCGAAGGCCATCAAGGAGCTGGCTACTGATCTGAAAATAAGGCAGCTGCACTTCAATGACGAGTACCCGGTCAACGAACGCCGTCGGGACCAGAGCGTATCCGAGTGTCTGCAGGAAATGGGAATTGAGGTGCACCGCTATACGGATCGCGTAATTTCAACTCCTGGCTCACTTTTGACGGGAGCTGGCGAGTTCTACAAAGTTTTCACTCCCTTTGCCAGGACCTGGCGCTCCAGGGAGTTGGAGCAGCTTTCACTACCACTGCCGGCGCCGACACCCCAATCTGCACTGAACATCTCCACTCCCCCTGATTGGCTCAATACCCCTAAAGCTGATACCGGTAACCACATAGCCCAATTGTGGCCAGCGGGTGAAGACGAAGCCCAGCGGCGCCTGACCCAGTTTCTCGACGGTCCAGTACTTGACTATCAGGCGCAGCGTGACTATCCCGCTTGCGATGCTACCAGTCGACTGTCACCTTACCTGGCCCACGGTGTTTTGTCGGTTCGCCACTGCCTTTACCATGCCCTGCAGAAAATGGAGCAGGTCTCGGGAGCGCAACAGGAGGGAGTCTGGTGCTGGATCAATGAGCTGATATGGCGTGAGTTTTATACCCATATCTTGGTTGGTTATCCACGGGTCAGCATGAATCGGGCATTTCAGCAGCACACCGAAGCCCTGCCGTGGCGCAATGATCCGGATGGTTTTGCCGCATGGTGTGAGGGTCGCACCGGCTTTCCACTGGTAGATGCCGCCATGGCTCAGTTGCACCAGACCGGTTGGATGCACAATCGCCTGCGCATGGTGTGTGCCATGTTTCTGACCAAAAATCTTTTTATCCACTGGCGTTGGGGCGAAGACTACTTCATGCAGCATCTTATCGACGGCGATCTGGCAGCCAACAATGGTGGCTGGCAGTGGGCGGCCTCCACCGGTACCGATGCAGCGCCCTACTTTCGCATGTTTCACCCCACCACCCAATCAAAGCGCTTTGATCCCCGTGGCAAATTTTTACGACACTACCTGCCACAGTTGGCTCACCTCAGTGATCAGTACATTCACGAGCCCTGGCATCGGCGCAATCCCGTACTGCCCAAGGACTACCCACAGCCCATAGTGGATCACCGCGAAAGTCGCCAGCGGGTCCTGGCAGCTTTTAAGAAGTGGTAATTCCCACCGGACTTAGCTGCTTGCTGAAATACGCTCAATCGACAAGCAAATGAATAAACCTTCAGATGCAAGGCGCTCGCAGAGCAAGAAATGAGGCGTACTTGAAGTACGTCGCAGTGACGAGCGACAGCGAGCAACACCGCAGATGGAGGTTTTTTAGCAGTCTGTTAGGGCTGTGGTTGATCCGTGGCTTCAGGAATGTACGTCAGGGCCTTGACCGCCTGGGTCATATAAATAAATCCTTTGCCGGGAAGATGGAGTTTTCCTGCTTCGGCCATGGCATGAAATACGGCGTCAGCGCGGGAGGGATGAACCCCAATTTCAATAATCTCTTTTTCCGGCTGAATGGCGATGCCAAGCAACCCCAGCCGCTCCCGAATGCCTGTGCCTCGGGCAAAGGAGATAGTAGCCGCTTTTGCTCCCGCTTTTTTGGCTGCTTCTACCACATCGTCGGCTGCGCCTCGTTCCACAATGCACGTAATAATCATTACATCGATAGTATACTTTTGCATATCCCACATTTTAAACTCCTTTGGGCTCTCGGGCGCGCACCAGCAGCCCCATGGAAAGAACACTGAGAATAGGAAATACGCTGGCCAGCGCCAGAATGCCGAAGCCCTCCACGACTCCCGGGACGCTGGAGCCAACACCCAGGCCCATGGCAATAACCAGGGGTACCGTAATAGGGCCAGTGGTTACGCCAGCGGCATCCCAACCAATGTTGGTGATGGTTTCCGTTGAAAGAACCGTTATAACCAGTAATAACCCGTACGCTGGTAGCAGCAGCCAGCTCAAAGGGAGGTTGAATATAACTTTGGTAATCCCCAAGGCAATGCCACTGCCTACGCCAAAGGCTACCGTTTGGATAAGAAGACGTTTCTTGAAGGCACCGTTGGTGAGATTTTCCACCTGTTCGCCTAAAGCCGCCAGGGCGGGCTCTGCCAGTGTGGCACCATAGCCGAGAAAAAAGGCAAAGAGTATGGCTACGGCGATACCCAGCGATCCGTAAAGAGCACCGTGTGGCTCAACCAGCCAGTCAAGCTCCACCTGAGAAAAGGTGGCGGGGACCAGCGAGCCCACTTGGTCTCCCAGGGGAACCAGGCCCAGTAGCAAACCCAGGTTGAACAGCGCCATGCCCAATATAGTCAGCACGATACCAAAGACGATCTCTTTGAGGTGGCGGAGGCGTTCACCAATCAGAAGCCATTGCACGAGAAAGAGAAAAGTGACCAGGGGGACAATGGCCCGCAGGGCTCCCAGGAGAGAGTCCAGCAGAGCGTTACTCTCTTGGGTAACTAAAGTGGCGGCGCCAGCAGCGGCCACATAATCTCCTTGCCAATAAAGCACTATTCCCAGGATGAGCACTGCGGCAATAGGAAAGAGGGACGCCAGGGTGATAATGCCAAATCCACTCATACCCGTATCGCTGCGGGTACAGACGACGCGGGAAACTCCCAGGCCTAGCGCCAGCACCAGGGGAACCGTCACTGGTCCGGTGGTAACGGCTCCACAATCCCAGGCCAGCCCGATAATATACTCTACATCCGGCAATAGTGCGGCCACCATGGTGCCCAGGGCCAGAATCCCTACCAGGGGAATAGCGTAAAACTTGAGGGAAAAACCGTGAATAAAACGGATAATCCCCAGCATGACGGCAACTCCCACTCCGGCTCCCACGCATAAGGCCAACAGCATGGAGCGCTCTGCCAGCATGTAGTACAGCAGGGGAGCCTGCTGCGGATCCACTCCCATTCCCACACTTTGCAGTGCTCCGATAGCCGGTTCCGCCAGAGTGCTGCCAATACCCAGTATAAAGGCGAATCCCAGCACCAGCGGGAGGCCCTGTCGCTTGGGAAGTCCAGCCCCGATCGCTTCTCCCAAGGGCATAAGTCCTACCCGCAGCCCCTCCATAAACAGCATCAGACCAAGCAACACGCCAATCATGCCGCCACTGATTGTCAGGGCGTCGCTGACTCCCTTTTGCAGAACGATAAGCTGAAAAAGGAAAAGATAGGCCACAATAGGCAGCACCGCCTGCAGCTGCTGGCGCAGTTTGGACCACAGATAGGGAGCCAGAATGGCTACGGCCTGGGAAAAGGTGACCCGGTAACGTTGCGTTGAATCCATGGAGCCCCCTTGCGGTAAAAATGCATATTTTGATGCTACTAATGTAGGACTCCCGGTATGTGAAGACAAGTACAACGTGAGGTGAAACGACAAAAAGTGAAAAAACTGGGCGCGGCCATTCGCGCTTACGCAGTGAATCCTTTTTATCACCGCGAGTTTTGACTCAGTCACCTTGACCGTTGCGCCGCAGCTCGGCAATGACCTCCAGGTGGGTCGTCTGAGGATACATATCGTATCCCTGAGCCCCTTCCAGCACAAACCCGCTGTTGTCTGTAATATTGCGCAGGTCTCGCGCCAGAGTGGCAGGATTGCAGCTGACATATACAAGTTGTTGTGCCCCGGAGGATAAAATCTGCCGAATGATCCCTCGTCCAAGTCCGCTTCGAGGTGGATCCACTACAATCGTGTCACAATCGGACGGGATGGCAGCGTTATCAGCATCGCCGCAATAGAAGTGGGCTCTGGAGTCCAGTCCGTGGCGACTAATATTGCGGCGGGCCAGTTTTGCCGCTGGCGCCACCACTTCCCACCCCTGCAAAGAAACAGCAACCGTTGCCAGGGGCAACGAAAAGGTACCACTGCCACAGTAACCCTCCCATATCCGCTGATCCCGGCAAAGCTGCGCCAACTGATGAGCAATGGCTGTGGTGATGTGCGGATTGGACTGGGCAAACCCCCCGCTGTCCAGTGTCACTGCACCAAAACCGTAGTTTTCGTCAACCGTGTGAGAAAACGGCAACATCAAACTTCCCGGTTTGCCCCGAAAGGTCGCAGCCACTTCGCCATTACGGGAAGCCAACAGATGACAGTCGCCATCGGGCAAAGAGTAAGTGGCAATTTTTTCCCGCGCCTGATTCAGCGACTCTGCCAGCACCAGGCACTCCTTCACATTTACGACCGTGTTGCTGTGACGGGCAAAGAACCCCACCTGGGCCCGCCGCACTTTCAACTGGGCGCGATGACGGTAGTGCCAGGGAGTTGAAGCTGTCAGGGAAGGACTTACATCCACGCCTTGCCCCTTTAAAACCTCATGCAGCATCTGCTTCTTGAGGTGGAGTTGCTCATCATAGTCAAGGTGCATAAGGTCGCAGCCACCACACTCCAGATAATAGGGGCACCGTGGGCTTATACGACGCTCTGAGCTTAACAGTACTTCAACCAATCTGGCACGTATATAGCGTCTTTTGCGTTGCAGCACTTCCACCCGCACTCGCTCACCTGGCATGGCGGCAGGAACAAAAACCGCCCGGTCTTCTCCATAGCCCATGCCAATACCTGGTGGAGCGTATTTGACAATATCGATATCCAAAATATCCACCAAAACCCCCTTTAGATAAGACAAATGGTAACGGTTCACGGTAACATGGCCCCCTTGCCAGCCAAGCGCCTAATGAATTGCTACATCGCACCGACAATAATTACCGCCATTATTGACAAAGGTCAAAGGAGTTTCCTCTGCCCTTTGCTAGAGTAATTTCCATGCAATCATACATCGTTGCCCAGTATCTGCACGAGGGGCAGGCCATCTCGCCACTAAAGTGCCACTACGAAACCCTGAACCGCAAGGAGTCTCTTATGAGCATTAAAAACATTCCCCATACCCAGATTTTCGAGTTTGCTCAACTGGTAGAGTACAGTGCAGGAAAAGTGGTCAGCCTGACCCTGACCCAGACACCTCACGTAGGACTTACCCTGTTTTCCTTTGACGCTGGCGAAGGAATCAGTACTCACTCCGCACCCGGCGACGCCATGGTACACATCCTCGACGGCCAGGCAGAAGTGACCATTGGCGACAAAACCCTCACCCTCAAAAACGGCGAAGCTGTAGTGATGCCCGCTGACATTCCCCATGGCCTCAAGGCCAAAGAACGTTTCAAGATGCTGCTGACTTTTATCAATACGGCCAAGTAGCAATCAACAACCCCCGGTGGGTGATTCAATAAATTGAAGGCAACCATTCTGGATAACATAAGGGCCTTTGGGGTGAGCATCAGACCATCTGGTCATGGATGAAAGCATAAATCTGATAAGAGGTGCTTCCCAACAACGTTCATCCGGTTCGTCGGTTCGCCTGTTCTAGAGACCCGGCTGAGCTTCATCCCTGCAGATGTGCCGTGCCAGCCAAGATGCGCAGACTGGAACAAGAGGGCTCCTGTGACAAAAACTGAAAGAAACAGGCTCGCAGCCAGCACTTGCCAGGCGATGCATTTTGAGGCATATTCAAATATGCAAAGCAAAATCAAAATGCAATGGAGGCAGCCAGCTGTCACCACTAACAACAAGGAGCCCAACCATGAAACGTCTGCTTGCTTGCCTGTTTATTGTCTTTTTACCCGCAGCTGCCCTGGCCAATGACATCAGTGTCGGTGACTTTATCAAAGATTCCAAAGAAGAATCACAACGCCTCTTTCGCGCCATGTCAGAAGATATGGGGGGTGCTTTGGCCTATCGCTCTGTGGCCCCAGCCGATAGCCTGGTGGGACGGATTATTCCCTTTGGTTTTGAAGTCGGCGCCGACGTAAGCGTCTCCAGCCTGAACAATACCGGCGACTGGGGAAGCATTGGTGAGAACGATATCTCCAGCACATTCCCCATGGCTCGCATCACGGCTCAGGTGGGATTGCCCGTTATTCCCTTGGATTTTGGCATTGCCTATACCAGCATCCCCAGCTCCGACATTGAACTGGTGGGCTACGAGGCCCGCTACAATATCCTGGGCCTTGACGGAGGGGCTCTCATGCCGGCACTGGCGGTACGCCTGAGCCATACTACCCTCAGCGGCGTAGACAACCTATCCTTCGACACCACCGGCGCTGAAGTTGCCGCCTCGTGGAACTTTGCCATCCTTACTCCCTACGCCAGCATGGGGGTTGTCAAGGTCAACAGTGACCCTGATATTGAAAAAGACGGCACTAGCCTTGACAGGGAGTCTTTCAGCCTTAACCGCTTGACCGTAGGTACACGCATTGCCCTTTTACCCCTGATTGGCCTGACCCTGGAGCTGGACAGCACCGGTGATGTACAAACCTACACTGCCAAGCTGGCAGCGCGCTTCTGACAGGCTGCTGAAAACCACTGGGGCCACTCACTGTGCTGCGGCAAGGCCGCCGATCAAACACTGTTACTTTTACCTTTGCTTTTGTCAGCCATTCTGGGCTAGAGTTAAGATGTTCTTTTACAAAGAGAGCTCTAGGTGAGGCGAAAAGGAGCAGTGATATGGCGGCCTACTTCCCCGACAGCTACCGCGGATCATTTTACGAAACGCTGTTTGCCAGCTTCCATCCGCGGGAACAGGTACTTATCGGCCGGGAGTTCCTGGGAGTGAGCCTGCGCCGCCCGCTGCGACCGCGCACCTTTGAGATGTACCTGGCCCAACACAACCGCGTGCTGACACTGCCGCGCTTCATGTGGCGCTACGACAAGCAGGTCATATACAACTACCTGAAGCTGGTGCTGCGCCACTACGTTTTTGGCGCCACCGTGCTCCTCACCAAAATTCACCTTGGACAGCAACTGCAAGCCCCATCACCAGGCTGTGTGCACGATGCCCACGCCATGACCGCCTCCCTGATCAATCTCAACCAGCACCAGGAGCTCTTGGACAGCAAGCTTGATGTGCTGCTGGCTCATCTGCTTAAGGAGCGGGTGCGCCACTACTATATTCTCTGCATTGTTGGGTTTGCCATTGCTCGCGAACTGTTTAGTCGCAGTGCTATGGAGAAAACCCTCGCCGCTATGGCAAACTCCTCTCTGCCCGGTTCAATCCCCATGGGAGTCGAGCTGGAGTTCAGCAACCTGGGTCACGAGGCTCCCATTGATACCACCTGGGCCAATCCCTCCCAGTGGGGGCGCTGGAGGCGAGACCCTGCTTTTCACAATATGCGCCTCTATCACTGTTTTCACCTGGATCACGTCAGCTGGCGCCTGGGGGGCTACCTGGATCACCACGTGGGTTGGCGCAAGTACAAGCCGGTCCCCTTTTGCCGGGTAGGCGGTTTCATGGAGTGCTGTCTGGTGCGCACCAACTATCAGCGCAGCAGCAGTCTGCCCTACACCACGGACACGGGCTTGCTGAGCCAGACAGTCGAGGCTCTGATTGATTATTTTCCTGACGTAGCGCCTTTCAGTATGCATCTCAATCTGGAGCAAACCAGCTCGGGCCTGAAAAATGAGCCCATGGTGGATGACTACATTTGCCTGTTCATCCTGGGAGGAGACTTCGGCCCGGACGAGCAGGGCAAGCTTATGGAGCGACGCCTGGGACGCGATGAAATCAGGGGGCTGGCCCACCGGAATAAACACTACAGCTCCCAGGATCGGCAGTGGCATACCGTGGTGGAGTTTGGCATAGTGCGCCTTTGGCGCCGCCATGAGCGACCCGTAGATATGCAGACTATTATCCTGACCCTCAAGGGCTTTTTGGGGGGCTATCGCATTCGGCAAGAAAATATCAATACCATGGGTGCCCTGCTGCGCTGGGCTGGCACCCCCTGCGCCCTGGACATCTCAGCTCTGCAACGCTTTTGCCGCAATGTCGCTGGCGGTCTGCTGGAGTTGGGCGAAACTGTTGACACCCAGGAGTTTGAGCATCGCCTGCTGCGAACCTTGCAGCAGCGGCAACAGGAGCTCTTTGGGTAGCTGAGCCTCAACAGGTTAAGGAGAAAGTTGGCAGGGATGGAGGGGATGAAAGGGATAAAGGCAAATGCGTTAAGTCTTCAATTATTCCTCTTGGTGGATGCGCTTCGCTTATCCACCCTACGCAGCTAAAAGACCAATACCCCTCGCAGAGCCGCGGAGAACGCAGAGAAGGTGGGCAGTCTCATCAATTCCCCTTGTCTTATCTCTGCGCTCCCTGCGCCTCAAGTGAGCGCAGCGAACGGGCGAGAGACATTGTCTTTCCTCTTGATTACCTTCCCTTGAGTGCCCTGGGCCTTTGCGTGTGAGTTTCCTTTGGTGCCACAAAGTTAGATCTAGCTCATATAAATCTTGCTGTAAAATTTACCTTGACATGCTTACCGGCATTGCATAAGTTAGCCACAAATAACAACCCTTCAGGAGGCTTTTTGTGCGCCCACTACTCCTCTCTCTGCTGTCAATTTTTCTCATGGCATCGGTTGCCATGGCCCAGGTGGTCAATGTCTACTCCTATCGTCAAACCCATCTCATCGAACCCCTTTTGCAGGAATTCCGGGAGGAAACGGGAATTAACTACCGCCTCCTCACTGGTGCAGCCGGTGGTCTACTGGAGCGTCTTATTCGCGAAGGCGCCAACAGCCCGGCTGATGTTCTGGTTACTGTTGATGCGGGCAATCTGGTGGCCGCCAAGCAGGCGGGGGTGCTTCAGCCCGTGCAGTCTGAGGCTCTGGTGCAGAGCATACCAGCTCACTACCGTGACGAAGAGGGCTACTGGTATGGACTCTCAGCCCGCTCACGAGTGATTTACTACTCCCCTGATCGCATCGACCCTGCCAAAATCCCCACCTACGAATCCCTGGCCGACCCGGACCTGGGTAAGCGCATCTGTGTGCGTAGCTCTTCAAACATCTATAACCAGTCCCTGGTGGCTTCCATGATCGCCCACCACGGTGCAGAGAAGACTGAGGAGTGGGTGCGCGGCCTGGTGAACAACTTCGCTCGCCAGCCCCAGGATAACGATACTGCCCAAATACGGTCCGTCGCTGCCGGGCAGTGCGATATTGGCATAGCCAACACGTACTACTTTGGCCGCCTCATGGCCTCCGATTCGCGGCAGGATCAACAGGTAGTTGAAAAAGTGGAACTTCTCTGGCCCAACCAGGATGATCGCGGCGCCCACATGAACCTGAGCGGAGCTGGTGTGACCAAGAGCTCCCGCAATGTAGACGCAGCTGTCAAGCTGATTGAGTTTCTTGCCAGTGACCGGGCCCAAAGCGTCTACGCAGAGTATAACAATGAGTATCCCGTAAACCCGGAAGTGCCGGTTTCCGGGCCCATTAAATCCTTTGGCGACTTCAAGGCCGATACCCTGCAGCTCTCTGATCTGGAAAGATATCAGGCCGAAGCCGTACGCATAATGGATCGGGCTGGTTGGCGCTGATTTGTAAGACATTGAAAACTTGATTTTGCTCACATATCATATATAATCGCTACGCCTTTCCGCTGGAGGTCTCTTT contains:
- the phrB gene encoding deoxyribodipyrimidine photo-lyase translates to MNLVWLRSDLRVQDNPALFYAMERGSTVAVYCHCPRQWQQHQVGANQQSFIRRQLASLQDRLIRLNLPLFVLEVPDFSAVPKAIKELATDLKIRQLHFNDEYPVNERRRDQSVSECLQEMGIEVHRYTDRVISTPGSLLTGAGEFYKVFTPFARTWRSRELEQLSLPLPAPTPQSALNISTPPDWLNTPKADTGNHIAQLWPAGEDEAQRRLTQFLDGPVLDYQAQRDYPACDATSRLSPYLAHGVLSVRHCLYHALQKMEQVSGAQQEGVWCWINELIWREFYTHILVGYPRVSMNRAFQQHTEALPWRNDPDGFAAWCEGRTGFPLVDAAMAQLHQTGWMHNRLRMVCAMFLTKNLFIHWRWGEDYFMQHLIDGDLAANNGGWQWAASTGTDAAPYFRMFHPTTQSKRFDPRGKFLRHYLPQLAHLSDQYIHEPWHRRNPVLPKDYPQPIVDHRESRQRVLAAFKKW
- a CDS encoding cupin domain-containing protein, which gives rise to MSIKNIPHTQIFEFAQLVEYSAGKVVSLTLTQTPHVGLTLFSFDAGEGISTHSAPGDAMVHILDGQAEVTIGDKTLTLKNGEAVVMPADIPHGLKAKERFKMLLTFINTAK
- the cutA gene encoding divalent-cation tolerance protein CutA, with translation MSAIVVYITAGSREEARAIGKVLVEERLAACVNILGEIESMYWWEGEAQRDQEISLIAKTRSDLFAQLNQRVAEVHSYDCPCIVSLPISDVNPPFLQWIEEQTR
- a CDS encoding TRAM domain-containing protein, with the protein product MDILDIDIVKYAPPGIGMGYGEDRAVFVPAAMPGERVRVEVLQRKRRYIRARLVEVLLSSERRISPRCPYYLECGGCDLMHLDYDEQLHLKKQMLHEVLKGQGVDVSPSLTASTPWHYRHRAQLKVRRAQVGFFARHSNTVVNVKECLVLAESLNQAREKIATYSLPDGDCHLLASRNGEVAATFRGKPGSLMLPFSHTVDENYGFGAVTLDSGGFAQSNPHITTAIAHQLAQLCRDQRIWEGYCGSGTFSLPLATVAVSLQGWEVVAPAAKLARRNISRHGLDSRAHFYCGDADNAAIPSDCDTIVVDPPRSGLGRGIIRQILSSGAQQLVYVSCNPATLARDLRNITDNSGFVLEGAQGYDMYPQTTHLEVIAELRRNGQGD
- a CDS encoding DUF1538 domain-containing protein — translated: MDSTQRYRVTFSQAVAILAPYLWSKLRQQLQAVLPIVAYLFLFQLIVLQKGVSDALTISGGMIGVLLGLMLFMEGLRVGLMPLGEAIGAGLPKRQGLPLVLGFAFILGIGSTLAEPAIGALQSVGMGVDPQQAPLLYYMLAERSMLLALCVGAGVGVAVMLGIIRFIHGFSLKFYAIPLVGILALGTMVAALLPDVEYIIGLAWDCGAVTTGPVTVPLVLALGLGVSRVVCTRSDTGMSGFGIITLASLFPIAAVLILGIVLYWQGDYVAAAGAATLVTQESNALLDSLLGALRAIVPLVTFLFLVQWLLIGERLRHLKEIVFGIVLTILGMALFNLGLLLGLVPLGDQVGSLVPATFSQVELDWLVEPHGALYGSLGIAVAILFAFFLGYGATLAEPALAALGEQVENLTNGAFKKRLLIQTVAFGVGSGIALGITKVIFNLPLSWLLLPAYGLLLVITVLSTETITNIGWDAAGVTTGPITVPLVIAMGLGVGSSVPGVVEGFGILALASVFPILSVLSMGLLVRAREPKGV
- a CDS encoding P-II family nitrogen regulator, which translates into the protein MQKYTIDVMIITCIVERGAADDVVEAAKKAGAKAATISFARGTGIRERLGLLGIAIQPEKEIIEIGVHPSRADAVFHAMAEAGKLHLPGKGFIYMTQAVKALTYIPEATDQPQP
- a CDS encoding Fe(3+) ABC transporter substrate-binding protein, with translation MASVAMAQVVNVYSYRQTHLIEPLLQEFREETGINYRLLTGAAGGLLERLIREGANSPADVLVTVDAGNLVAAKQAGVLQPVQSEALVQSIPAHYRDEEGYWYGLSARSRVIYYSPDRIDPAKIPTYESLADPDLGKRICVRSSSNIYNQSLVASMIAHHGAEKTEEWVRGLVNNFARQPQDNDTAQIRSVAAGQCDIGIANTYYFGRLMASDSRQDQQVVEKVELLWPNQDDRGAHMNLSGAGVTKSSRNVDAAVKLIEFLASDRAQSVYAEYNNEYPVNPEVPVSGPIKSFGDFKADTLQLSDLERYQAEAVRIMDRAGWR